Sequence from the Populus nigra chromosome 17, ddPopNigr1.1, whole genome shotgun sequence genome:
ttttttctactaatttGTAAGCCGCTTTTCTTCCCTGCTAGTTATATGTTCTACTTTGCCTTATCTATGCTTATTGCTGTGTGTTGATGAGCAGGCCGTTTCCTTGGTGAACTGACAAAACAAGTCTTTTCTGATCTTTCTGCAAGTAAATATCAGGTACATCTTTGTCCTACTTGTAGTTGATTTTTATGCATGGATATAGATTCCGGTTTCCTTAATCTGTTTCACATTTTCCAATGATATTTAAATTCGTAGTACTGGTCATTCtttgttaaatatttaaaatctgtGCATTAGTGATAATTTGGTAAAATTGTCTATATTTCATGCCTACAACAATTAAGAAATGCCAAAGACACCACATTCATGATTCATGACCATGTTTCGTTGTGTTTCGTCTTTTGTTGATCCTTCTCTCATTCTCTAGACCTGATTAGATCAGTAAGTTATGGGTAGAAGctgtattttagtatttttgttatGAAATTCTTGAATCTTATAGTCATGATTTTAGAGTGAGCCCATCCTAGGATTTGAGGTGTAGGAAAATTTTGAAGCTTTTCTGATTATTGGATCTTGATATTTTGCTTTACTAATTCCTACCCTGCTTGAGGCTCATGTTCTGACATTAGATGATGGAAAAAACTCTTGACGTGTTTCTTAAGAAGCATCCACAGTATGCTTCACTTTTGCTTATGCTTGTTTTCCCCTATTTCTATGATCTTGTTATTGCAGATGGCTGAATACAGAATATCAATATACGGTAGAAAACAGAGTGAATGGGACCAATTGGCTAGTTGGATAGTGAATAATGAATTGTACAGTGAAAATGTTGTTTGGTTAATCCAGGTACTAACAGTATCTAAATCCCTCTTACtgaagttcatttttttttggtctctTAAAGGAAAAGTTGGTTAGCTTAGCTGAGAGTGATGGTGGGTTTGATTGTTGCTGAACATTTACAATGAGATGCCCATATCAGTAGAAAAATTCGAGTCAGTATATAATTTCATGTTTTGTAATATGTTGTGTATTTTCAGCTTCCTCGACTGTACAATATCTACAAGGAAATGGGGATTGTTACATCATTTCAGAATATTCTTGATAATATCTTCATTCCGCTTTTCGAGGTCACAATTGATCCAGATTCGCATCCTCAGTTGCATGTTTTCTTGAAACAGGTTTGCCATTTTCTAAACAGATTGTTATTTTGCAGATAGCATCACAGTGTATaaaaggttttattttatttaattgaaagtaGATATGTGGTGCTTACCACCCTATTTTATCACCAAACCAGCTTTCCAAGGAACttttgttgagatgtttggagGATCTAGCAGTTatgcattaaaacaattaaattcttCAACTGACATGAGTATGATTTAAGTTTTTGTTGGCAGATTTAGTCAGCTTGGTTAGTTGTTGGCTGTTTTGTTTCCAGATTACACTGGTGTTTtgatttgtcttttttgttgttgttgtttatgtgCCCATTGTTTGTGCTTCCCTTTACTACATCACTAAAAGAAGGGGGAAAACTACAATGGTCCATGCTTCAATGTGTTATTTTCTCATTTAGGTGTTATATTTTGGAAGGCTGTTGAATGGGAGATCAAAAGAGATCCCTGCCAGAAATTTTTACCAATAGGTATAACTGGCAAAATCTGATAGGGTTGTCTATGAAACATGTGACTTAGGACTTGATGGTGGATCAAGTACAAGAAGCAAGTAATACATTTACCTAGGGTGGTTGTGggatattaaaatttcatcatcttctgTTTCCTCCTCTGAAATCATAACCTGACCCTCCTATGCTCACAGAAATTATTATGAGGCTTTAAGGGTGCTCGACATCCAACTTTATTCCCCCctcttattaaataatatacaaCTTgccatttgttttatatttcagGTTGTTGGGCTGGACCTGGTTGATGATGAAAGCAAACCTGAAAGGCGACCGACAAAGCACATGCCTACACCAGCTCAATGGACCAATGTGTTCAATCCTGCATTTTCATATTATGTTTATTACTGTTATGCCAACCTCCACACATTAAACAAGGTCTGTGTTATACTTCAGAAGCAATATTTTACTTAATAACGTGTTACATGAAGATGTTTattatcttctttcttttggaATATTTTTCTTGGATAGGTTTCTTGCATGTTCTGATGACCATTCTGATTCTTGTCATGATATCATTAgtgacaattaaaatatttccaGGTTTTTACATTCAAATGTCATGATCTAGATGGAACTTCTGCCacacaaaatagaaaaatgcaacCATCAAATGATTTAATGTTGATTGACATAGCTTGATAGCTTTTCTCCCAGCTCGATCTGGCAGTCCGCCCCAATGTTTTACTTGGTGGCTGTTTTCTTCCTCAATTAATCTATTTCAACATTGTTTTTCAGCTTCGTGAGTCAAAGGGCATGACAACTATCAAATTCCGTCCCCATTCTGGAGAGGTATTCCTTCCAGCTTTTCCTTCTACTTTGCACAAATGTTCAGATCTTCTGCCACCTTACATGACAACTATCATTTTCAGGCTGGCGATACTGACCATCTTGCTGCAACATTTCTTACATCTCATAATATTGCCCATGGGATCAATTTGAGGAAATCTCCAGTTCTTCAATATTTGTATTATCTATCACAAGTATGGAAGATATATTCTTTTTAGTATCATTACTGTTATTTTAAATGGATGTCCTGTACTTCTAATTTTTGTGACATTAATCATAAATGGTGGCATTTTTGCTATACAGATTGGCTTAGCTATGTCTCCTCTGAGCAACAATTCCTTATTTTTAGACTACCATAGGAATCCTTTTCCTATGTTTTTCCAAAGGGGTCTCAATGTTTCCCTTTCTACTGATGACCCGCTCCAAATTCACTTAACAAAAGAGCCCTTGGTGGAAGAATATAGCATAGCTGCTTCTGTAAGTGCTCCTTTTCTCACctgaagtgatttttttttcttgaggtgAAATTTATCATTGCAAGCTTTCCTGACAGGTGTGGAAGTTGAGTTCATGTGATCTGTGTGAGATTGCTCGAAATTCGGTCTACCAATCAGGTTTCTCACATGCTTTAAAGGTACATTCGTTTCTATTAGCTTGGATTTAAGattctgaaatttataaaagaaaggatCTGGTGCAACAAGTttagttaagaaaataaaataaaaacaaaaaaaatcaagacaacaTGTTCTTGAGACAGAGAAACGGGATAGttaaaatctttgattttttctatttatatagtCACTAATTTCCTTTGCTTCCTTCATCGTAATCACTGATTAGCTTGATTGGTTACTCCTTATTTCATCGACTGACTTTGTAACACGAgtattttttctcttcattcttaATCTTAACAAGTTAAAGAAAACTGAAGATGGGGGTTAGAATATTCAAACTGGTCATGAAGGGATCATTCCTTTCAGGTGTTGCTTTTGAGATATCATTTGTTGCCCATGCCTATGAAGAACAATGTAGATGTGTTTGCCATGTTGTGTGTTGCCTAATATATATCTTTCCATGGGGAAGCTAGTCTGACTTGGGTTGTCTTCAAAGCGGAGTGATTTGTCTGCATGGCATTGTGACATCCATCACAAATGGACTGAATGTATTGAAATGGGTACATCTTATGACCAGTATGGTTTATTATTGACTCCCTGATACGATGGACATTGGGGGTTTAAAATGGCCAGCGTAGAAGATTGTTTTTGCCCAATTCTTTGAATTGTATGCTATACTATGTGCTTTTTCGCTTTCTTTTTGTTGGGGAATGCGTGTTTGTTGCTTTCCTGATCAAACTAATGTGATTCTTCTTAGCTGTTGTATATCTTCTATTAGGATTTTATTGATTCAATGGGCAGCctctttattgttgttgttcttgattttgaattaatcCAAGTACCAGATAATTGGCACAGAATTAAAGTATTCCAACTTTACTCTGCTGTGCTACTCTTGAttctattgaaaaaatatttgagtgtTTATATAAATGcttttaaatctaatttctgGACATTTGCCCTTGAAATTCCAGTCGCACTGGATTGGTAAAGAGTACTACAAGAGAGGACCAGATGGAAACGATATTCACAGGACAAATGTGCCTCATATCCGGGTGGAATTTCGAGATGCGGTATGGACCTGATTCAGAACTTTTTAATACTGACTTATTCAAACAAGAAGCCATGACCtcttttgaattgttcaaaggttttctttttcactGCAAGTAATGAGGATGAATACCCTTTTGGAGCACAAGGATCTCAAATAAGTAGTTCGTAGTAGTCCCTTATTCCTCCAACCCCCCTCCCCACAACTAATCCCTCCTCTCTTCCTTTGTGCCACATTTTTGGCTTCAATTAATATTGATCTGAATGAGAGCCAAATAGTTAAATGGACAGTAGAGCATTGTGTAATCAGAGTGACACATGTTGAAGGTCTCGTAGCAAGTAGCATTTATATTCATACAACACTAACTCCTGATTTTAATTTTCGCTGCCGAAACATTTTGGCTGGACTTGTCAGATTTAATCCATGTGGTTATTTTCTTGCAGATATGGAGAGATGAGATGCAACAAGTTTATCTTGGCAAGGCTGTTATCCCTAAAGAAGTGGACAAGTAAATAGCAGGAGTTTTCTTAGCCCATCCTTGCGCGTTTACTTAAATTATAAAGGTGCTATAAGATCCCATACCTTTCCACGTTACTATCTGTTTCGGTTGAACTGAGTTTTGATAAACCTGGCTCCAATTGTTGTCGCGGTAGGTCAACAGAATTCAACTTTCTCATCAAACATGAGATGGCTGTACACTTCTGATCATGCACCTGATAAtggcaagaaaaaataaaaatgggggAATGGCTTCATACATAGCAACAGCAAAGCTGATAGAAGCTTATGAGTTTTGAGAACGAAGGCCATGCATAAGACGCAATTGTTGACATGGTGATCTGCAGTgtcttgggaaaaaaaaagaagaagaaatgccGATCTCGTGACAGAACAAATAACTAGAATTAAGTATATTAGGTCAATATTAAGAGTAGCACTACGGGGTATAGTATAAGTTATGCATGGTTCACTCATTGCAATGTCAGATGTTAGTGTGACCAATAATAGCAAGGACAGGACAGGACAATCTCgtactttaattttgtttccagATGAATATGCCTCATCaaattttggttcggttttataCTATGCAGATGTATGTAACCAAAACATTTCCCTGGAGTAAAGTCCTCTGCTGCTCccggttgattttttttcgtcTAATTCGTGACATTTTCTAATTTCTCGTGTTTTGTTGAGGGAGCTCACTCACAACTCCGAGTAACTAACCAATCTTGCTATGCTACTAGTGTGCGAGGGTTTGAACTTTGAACATGTTAGACTCGTATATATGGCTTGGCCCGTCGGAAGTTTTAGGAAAGGAATtggtttaaatttatgattcCTAAAGAAATGAATTCATGCCATCGTGCTCGAATTCTGAATGCCTGGTCCTGTCTAAAATGATGAAGTTTCTTTCAATCGGCTGCTCTATACTTCCAATgtcaattttcttattttgttgcgTGTACttgtaattaaattaagaagaagaaatgccTCCACTTCCAAGATCACCTTCATAGACGTTCCCATGCATGCAGATCTGAAACAACATGGCTTCCTCTCCTTTACTTCTAGTTCAGAGACTGAAATTGTACCATTACAAATGACTTTTTATCCAGTTTGACAGTCCAAGGATGCCCTCCATTTTgtcatttaatttcttaattttacagTCTTTAACAACTCCATTTGGAATCCAAGTGTTAATAGATAAAGTGTTTGGAGCCcggtctttttaaaaaaattaattttttttattttaaattaattttttatgatgtatttataCCGTTTTGAtatgttcatattaaaaatattttttaattattattttaatatattttaaaataaaaaatattttaaatagcaaCCTCTTTAACAAATGAGCTAAAAAGAGGTGCCTAAATAAGAATGTTGCGCTAATGGAGACCCGTAAACATATATCAGCACCACATCAAACCTTGGATTGGCATTGTCTTGCAGGTTGCTGCCAAGATGACCATGAGCAGGGAATGCCATGAAATAAGGGTAAAATAAACAAGCCAGACCATAACCAAGTTGCAAGTGAATTGCAAACCGAGCAGAATCCAATAGACACCATAGAACTCCAAAATAAAAGCTAATTTATCTGAATAACAGGACATTTTTATGGTACTTCTTTGGTTGCttcttgattaatttctttcttttccatctTCTGTCCATTTTTCAACAGTGTTGATTCCTTCTTCCAgctgttcattttttttttttaaaaaaaaaagccacgcCAACAATTTTACCCACCAAAACAAAGAAGGCGTTGCTGTAAGGTTGAGAAttgcaaataaaaacatatgaaCCACAATAGCAGTTGCAAGCACCAACGCAACAATcaagtaaaaacatatttatacatGTCCCAACTCCCCATTCCACGCAGTCTCCCtctgtgtttgtgtgtgtttgtgagtttccaagaaaatcaattacatGAAACCATTTCCCCCTTTGTTTATGACTTGGATAATGAAAGCTTAGAAGTTGCATGCCTAAGATCTACAGCAAGATAACAAACATACAACAAAACTCCACATCTTGGtattctaatattattattctgTGTTACTACATTCTCCATAAGAGGGTGATTTCGAGAACtcaataatctatttttttaagtgacCTGCGAGCTCACCTTTCTCATGCATGGAGGTCAAGATATCACACCCTCCTACCAGCTCACCATTCATGAATATTTGTGGGAATGTGGGCCAATTACTATACTTCTTCAGTGTTTCCCTCAATCCATAATTGTATTCTTCATCAAGCACGTCAACACTCTCATAATCCACGCCTTCAGATTCAAGAATGCCAACTACTCTCTGAGAGAATCCACACATTGGAGCACTTCGAGATCCCTTGATGAAAGCCAccactttgttctccttaaccAACCGGTCAATGAGTTCTTCTAGTGGAACTGTTAGCTGGACATGACGACCAGGTGTAAGCCGGAGATCAGCCTTCTTCTTTGATGGTTGTCGAATCCAAGTAGCATTCCCCGTTTCATTGCCTGGTGGAACCTTTCCTGtggtttttatatattcttccaTCCAGGATTTCCAAGCTTCGGTCAGAGACGCTTTATCAGGCTCGACTACTACTCCAACCTACATAACAGTTTTCATGGCAAAAGTCAGTGGTCTGCATAAAAACATTTATCACACTGATTGAATTTAGAAGATGCAGATAAGCCAATTGTGCACCTTCAATCTGTTTTCAACAATTAAATTTCCCAACATAAGATCACACAGCAAGCTGCCATATTGCTTATCAACTGATAGCATTTCTTATGGTATTTATAGTGAAATCTAACATACGCCCATGATGTCAGTTTCTCTCGAGgcattgttacttttttttttttttaggaaacgAAAATTGTCCCTTAAACACTGTTTTGAAAGATAATGACTTCCAAAGATTCTAGCATTTGTTCCACCCGCAACACTAAATAATAACGAAAttgcaaaattcaaaaacaacttgtttctttctttctcccaaaaattgttgaaattagATCCTCCACCATGTTAAGACAGACCCCAACTTCACCATTACtaataaaaatggaaaaaaaaaaaactttatatctCCCATCCCATGGGGCAACACATTTGCAGAGCACATGACACATTAAGAGACAAAGCTTAGCAAGGTCTtctaattttgaagaaatcacTAATGCTATCCTCCTAAGCACCACTCTCCAACTAGATGCCTTAATTTTGCAAGGCCGTGGTCTTCTAAACAAAGTTGGTTGAGGTGAACAACAACAACGATAAGGGGGAAGCCAGACAACAAGTCTTTTTTTCCAATGTGAGTGCAGTCGCGGTATCTTTCAATGCAAATggtaaaaatcaaacaatgaaaTACTCAAGCTAGATTTAGAAGACCAATCCCAAGTTCAGATTTCCAATGGCTACTCAATCACACTAGCATCAATAACACATTTCCCAAGTTCAGATTCCCCTTGATAACTCAAGCTCCGCTATCAAAGTTCAACCAAATCCCATCTTTTTTAAACTGGGCCGTATAGAATTTCCGTTCCAGACCATCAAATCTTTTCCTTTTCGGATTGCTCTTGAATTCAACATCCACTCATTAGAACTCTAAATTAATCAAGTGTCACAACATCTAACCAACCAAGATTTTGACTTAAGAACAACTTTCAAgacaatttttatataatttctcaAGATGtaactaaaattcaaaaaattataaattcaataatccattatataatataatagtaGTTAAACATCCAAGATTAACAGAGTGTCAATTGTAATTATCACAAAAAGGGTCAAGCAATTAAgggaaaaaacagaagaaaggaaaataaattaccTTAACGGAGTGACATAGCTCCGGCACGGATTTCAGGTGAGAGAAAACGCTGGCCCCAATATTCCGAGTGACACCAATAAATTGAAGGTCATTACTTTTATCATAAACAGCGTAAACGCCACAATCTGACGGCATCTTTGAGTTAAACTCATCTTCCGTTAATGGGACAGTAATTAACTCCGTCTCTGAGAGGGTTTTAAAAGCTGCAGTGATAATTAAAGAGCGAGGTTTAAATTTAAGTGTTGTATTGAAGGATTTTAAGGAGATGGAAGGGAAGGGTTTTGAATGTGAATAGAATGAGAGAGTGGGGGTATTTTGGGGAGAATTCAAAGAAAGAGAGTGGAGAGAAGGAAAGGTTTGTAGTGAAGAGATGGTGATGGAAGCCATTGGAAAGCAAAATGAGAAGCTGCGAATCAGAGAGCAAAGGAGCACGCTTCAGGTTATCAGAAAATGGCTTATAAGAGGAAGTTGGGCTTTTAGTGGAATCCACTAATGGGCTTTTGTTTCCTTGAGAGCTCTACCCATATTTCCCTTCCCtaggaaatattttttaatgggcTAGAATGGTTGTCCGAGGCCCATCTTCTCTGATAgacattaaattttgaatgaagagtttaatattcaactaatatatggtttttaaaatatttttttatttaaaaatatattaaaataatatatattttaaaaaatatatttttaacatcatcacattaaaataatataaaaacataaaaaataatataaaaaattaaaatttttaaaaaacacaattttaatcattttctatgaaatacaaatattttctgAATCGTAATCGTTAACGTATAAaatcaaatcttaattttttattagttttagcTTTTGACtcgaagaaaattaaatatatacttaattaaaaaaaatattttaaatttaaaataattattttataaaattaagttaaaattttgattcaattaaaagttgattgtatatatatatatatatatatatataactgtataattagaattcaatttttataattcatgtcAATTTAGCTCCATGAATGTTAATTTTTTGAGGAATCATCTTCTTATAATTTCTCTATCATTTTAATCCTTAACACTCTATTTTTtaactagtatttttttttatccttaatacTTCACCCCTTAACTCTTTAATAtgtagtctttttatttttttactccaaACCAAATGCAACGTAAATGATAAAATGAAATATCCATCCATCAACCCGACTATATTTCTCCATAGTCCCCCTCTTGCTAGAAATAGAAGAGGGAAAgattttcattttccatttctATAGAACTTtgcatatttataaattataatcgtacttcaaattttttatattaaaagcaTGTTTGGTAATATAGTagtgattactttttaaaatgattttcacttgaaaatatataaaaataatatttttatatttttaaaatttatttttgacatcaacacattaaaacaacattaaaacaCTGAAAGTCAAGATTTAaagcagagaaaaaaataattttcttaagagtatttttaaaattaaaaaataaactgaatctaatataaatattttctgaACACTTAGTTTAAGTCCAAAAGatctatttaagaaaaaaaaaccgcaCGATCTAAATCTATGAGGGAAAATTGACTAAGGATATATTTATTGAAGTAATAATACTGGGGATATCGTTAATAGTGGTGTTACATCAGCGTTGGATCTCAATCATGAGtttctattttgttaattttctttttttggacaGGGAATGTCAGATGCAAAATTCTATGTTTAAAGTTTAACTTTTTCTTGAGCATGAGTCAATGCCCTTTTGGTTCAGTGGGCTTTGAAAGGAGAGAAATTTGCTTCATTGTGGCTAGAAACAGTCCATGCaatacctagaaaaaaaaaagattttaaaaaataataattagaatagttaatgaaaaatattagtgaaataacacatttgaaaatttgtttttgataaaattacacaatttttacatgttatgattaaaaaatacataatatttaTAGTTTGTTGTTATCCAAaatagtgatatttttttaaaaaatattaattcatcggaaaaaaagaaaaagaagaaaagaaaagaaatcttaGAGATACATAAAAGTTctaattatgatattattagtattagaaaaaaatctcGACGAGACAAATGcaacaatactaaaaaaatcatcaataatgaCTCGAGTGAACCATACTTTACATTCAAAGATGGATCATCCTATACGATATGGTATTAGTTAATTcatgtaataataaaaagaaaaatggaggaTAACATTTTAAGAGGGGTTGGTTTTAATCAAATAGTATTCCCATGTAATGCAATTTGTTTGAAGAGTTtaatagtaattgtttttttttaaaatagataattaatatgaaagGATAACATTCTTCaaatttgtaaattatttatgtattgaaatttaaaagaaagtcaACAAGTTTCTAGATTTAAACGgataataaatgaaatattaaacTGTAATAAATGCATATATTAAAGTAGTAAATACTATAGtagctaaaaaaaacaaaacaaaaacactatgtagctaaaattaacaaaacataatttatcTTGGAATATTAATTTAGCTCTAGATTTATCGGTAttgtttattgaaataatataatggtttttttttccattcaactAAAAACCTTTGCGGTCATTTCCAAAGACAGTAAAGTCTAAACCTAACTTTAAggggtattttatattttcacaataattttttttattattacaatttaagctaaaagataatttgatatttaactaaatataacaaat
This genomic interval carries:
- the LOC133676468 gene encoding bifunctional monothiol glutaredoxin-S16, chloroplastic is translated as MASITISSLQTFPSLHSLSLNSPQNTPTLSFYSHSKPFPSISLKSFNTTLKFKPRSLIITAAFKTLSETELITVPLTEDEFNSKMPSDCGVYAVYDKSNDLQFIGVTRNIGASVFSHLKSVPELCHSVKVGVVVEPDKASLTEAWKSWMEEYIKTTGKVPPGNETGNATWIRQPSKKKADLRLTPGRHVQLTVPLEELIDRLVKENKVVAFIKGSRSAPMCGFSQRVVGILESEGVDYESVDVLDEEYNYGLRETLKKYSNWPTFPQIFMNGELVGGCDILTSMHEKGELAGHLKK